In Lycium barbarum isolate Lr01 chromosome 9, ASM1917538v2, whole genome shotgun sequence, the DNA window CTCTTACCAAACTTGGCTTTAAAGTGGAGGTGCAAGATGCTGGAAGGTTCTTGGTAGACCCCTAAATTTCAAAAGAATCAAGaattaatgtgttaatttaagGGTTAAATTATTTGCTAAAATTAACAATTGAAATACTGCTTAAATGATTATTCTTACATGCAACACAACAACTCTCTCATACAGCTCTTTAATCTCCGGTTTACCAGCAATTGTATTTCTGCATAAACTCATACGAAATTGGCCAAAAGGGagggaaaaagaaaaagcataacaCATACTCCATTGGTTTACTTTTTCTTGTtcactatattaaaaataaatttttatttttacttgtccactttaatATATCAAGAAAAagataattttatttttcttgctttacccttaacattaattattcTTTTCCCAAATCATTTTCCAAGTCCATTAAACTATACGCCATCAATATGGTATTGTGGTAAGCCAAGGCGGATGTAACATATTAGGTGGGGGTTCAAGTGAACCCCTAACTTTTGATTCAGAGCacaaatttatgtgtaaaaaataattaaatttataaTAAATACCccccctttgtttcaatttatgtgaacctatttctaTTTGGGAAGTCTATGAGGTGGTTCTTTGACCAAATTTTCCTTATAGTGTTTCGAAATGATTTGAATTGTAAATTATcctgacttatagtacttttaatGTAGTatctaaatatataaaaaaaattataaacttcaaaaatttatgtcaaaatttacggtcaaagttataaagtttgaccctcgtactccgaaaaggttcacataaattgaaacggagggagtagtagatAGGAATCATAACATTAAAAATATAATGGATTCAATGTTAAAATCTTAAATGTTTAATTCATAGAGTTTAAATTCTGAAACCGTCTCTGATGATAAAATAATCatatcatttattattttttaaagaatGTGCAAAGTATAAACTGAAcaataaaagtgaacggaaggaGTAAACAATTATCAAGATTCATATGATAATATACTCACACATTAAGAAAGAAACCAGCATCCGAAATGCATTTCAACCTAGTGTCCATTTGGAGGAAATTTTTGAATTTGTCACAATTTAGTAGTGCAGCCAATCCTCCAGCTGAAGTTCCACTCAAGATAACCTATTATGAAATATTGTAgaatttctttatttagtttcaGATACTTAATGATTAGTAAGAAATAAGAGGGTAGGATGGTATCTGAATGCAGGTGATTGATGAGGTAGACAACAAAACATTCTATGCTTAGCCACACTCACTAGGAACATAGCAAGGTAGTAACGTATtagcagaggcggatccaggattttgagttcgggggtgctggactcaggaattttgagttcgggggtgctctattaactatttatatctgtttcctttatattttctatacaattaTACACTCCGTGATTAAGTTTAATGGGTGCCGAAGCACCCAAACTTTACACATGGGTCCGCCCCTGCGTATTAGCTAACAAACGAGCTGCAAGAACGAAACTTTTGGTAACATAGTTCACTAACTGACAGTTCCTCCTGTATTTATTGTCGATGGCTTTATAGcagataaataaattaaaaattactTTTGTTAGAGCCATTAATGGCTTATAATAATAACAATAGGGCCTGACTCCAGACTCCGGTACCTTACCTTATTCAGTCGAAAGTGACCTTGTACTTTATTATGATGCATATATTTAATATAATTAAGTCTTTGTTACCTAAAAGAAAAAAGGGTGGGATAGGAAAAAGAATCGTACATTTTGAGCACTAGACATTCCTTTAGCTAATAATTCCTCCACTATCACCTTGAAAATTCTTGCTCCTCTGTAGTGGAGATTAGTTGCCTGatacaattaattaattaattaattaattagcatATTCTCTGTTATAAACCTCAATGCAAATTGAATGCGTAACACTTAATTTGGTGACTTTTACTTACTGGATCAACTTCTTCAATATCACCAGTAAAAGATGACCCGTCACAGTACTTGACCTTGACTCTATTCCAGTCATAGAAGACTATAAAGTTGGACAGAGATGACCTTTAATTAGGAgctgatataaaaaaaaaaaaaaaatatgagagAAAGAGCATAATTATTAAGGAGAACAGCACTTTTGGTCTTTCGGTTGTTGATAAAATTCTGATTTTAGTTCTTGCGATGTATGATTCATCATATCTACCCTTGAATCAATTAAAATGTATGTTTTTGATCCCTTTATGCAGAAAATATGTTGCTCTTGGACTAGAAGTATGTTCTCGTAAATGTAGAATAATAGTACAATCTTAATATAACACATGGGTAAGTAAATGGTGGAAATAAAACTAATTAAAAATTTAGGGACCCAAAATACCTATTATCTCTAATTACTTATATATACCAGGATTCATGTCAGGGTCATTGCTTAGAACTCCAGTGAAAGCACCTTGCAGAGGCATATTTTTTGAAGATCCAATTGGCTGATTAGTACGACTGAGGCATTCTGAAACAGTAGAACACCATCCACCTccctaaaaaaaaatcagatttggaGATGAGAAAAATTAAAgtaaaatgaaaatatagtacTAATAATTAGGGCTAATAGCATATTTAGTCCCTCGATTATTGGTGTATTTTTCGATTTCAGTTCTTGTGATATTTGACTGAGCTCATGTAACATTTAATTATTGGAAACGTGCCCTTTTGATCCGTTTTCTTGTGATATTCACAAATTAAGAAAAATTATTATTTGTTCCATCATTTATTTGTCTCTGTGTTTTGTTAAGCTTGTAATGTTACTTTATAATTGAAGAGTACATATATCACCTTCAATTATAAAGTAGAAGAAGGAGATAACTTGGGATCCACCGTGATAGATAGGAACATAATTGTCTATACATAGGAAGTAGACATTGTTAGTAATCTTGATACTTGGCATAGTTAGTAATCTTGATACTTGGctcccgtttggccatagatttttgGATcgtattttgaaaatttgtttttaAATCTTTatttggccataaaattttgacagattttgaaaacaaatcttcaagTTCCCAAATTCTAGCTCAAACCTGTTTTTGGGCCAAGATCTATGTTTTggccttttcaaaacttttaaaaactaccCCAAACTTTTGtgttttaccaaaaaaaaaatatatctatTTATGACCCAACTAATTCTATCTACCATGTTCCTCCATTAAAGTTGTATCTACCATGTTTCCACAATTAAAACAGTCTCTTCTATAAAGTGAAGATTGTTCGTATAATTTGGGTAGATAATATTAAAGAATAGCTAGTTATTACTGTTGATTTTTTCTTGCACAGATGGATCtttgtattgtaatttgaattATAGTAGCTAGCAATTGTTGTTAAAATATCATGTTCCGCAAATTTGGGATTAACAAGTATGCATATTTTGTATGGTTGAGTATTCTTGATAGTTTTGAGAACTTGTAGGTACAAGTGATGTTTCatgtttttcaaaacaaaaagtgaaatatattttgaaaaactatgaccaaacaaattttcaaaacttGGAAAACTTCATCCAAATtagatttttcaatttttcttttttttgggaATCTAGGGCCAAACGCTAGCTTGATTTCATGTATGTATGACCAAGTACTCAAGCTTTTCTTTTGTATTTACACCATCTCAAAGTAGGATGTTTAACCTCAAGATGAAAAGGGAGGAGTAAATCACTTTTTGTAAACTCCCTCGGATCATTGTGTAATTTGCTTGAAGATGACTAAAATAtagaaaacttaatttttttaaaaaaacaaatagttTTACTATATCAAGAGTGTGTGCAGACCTTACCCTACTTCGTAGAAATAAAGAGGTTGTCTCCGAAAGTCCTTCGGCTCAAATAACACAAAACCACAAACATATATTTTAATAAACTGAAATGTAAAGTGTTGAGTCATATATTACGAAAATTAAAAGAAACATTTAACCAAAATATTATTCTCTCTAATAATTAACCTCAAGGTGAAGAAGCCAATTCTGAACTCCCGAGCCAGTTCCGCTGTGAAAAAGGAATGCTGGTGCACTTCCATCCAAACAAACTGATATATAATTAAATTGGTTAAACCGtgtaaataagtttttttttttttaaaaagaacttTTTATAGATATAATCAACAAATAACTTAAGAAAGATAACTCTCACCTGCTCCCTTTGCTATGGCACTTTGTAGAATGGTGATATTGACAAGGAGCGTTTGAAGGGCTTTTGTCCGGCAAAGACTCAAcatgaaaactattttttatttttttaaaaaaagataatTAAATGTTAAGAAATTGGATATTAATTGTTCATTCTTCACATTTCAAAATAACATTATTACTAACTCTAAGTGTTACACAGacttaaagaaaagaaaaagaatgactAGCATGTACAGTTTTATATGTCAACAAATAATTGGCATTTAATTTAGTCTAATAGAGATTTAAACAAGACCAGATTACCAAACAGTAGTACGTTTCTTGCCGCCGTGATCATTGAGAAGTGACTTTTGCCGACAAATAAAGATTGTGGTGTAATGGATAGGTTTCTTACGCCCTTAATTAGAGGTTTCGAATTCGAGTTCTAAGTATGAAAAAATTAAATTCTGTTAGGAAGCGTGTTCCCCTTAAATGAGCTTGTAGTGTACATCCGAATTAATTGAGCTTCCGATATCAATACCGAACactggaaaaaaaaagagaaaggaatGAGTAACATATAATCTCTTGCAAAGAAAGAATGATATCTAACAAGGAAGTTTACTCCTTTTATAGGGACAAACTCAATGTATGATTAGTTTCCAACGACCTCCAAAGGTGTCATTTGAAGTGGAGCACAAATTAAAGGGAGATAAGTATTCAATCGATTTTTGTATAATTAAATAAGGGTTAACGGTGTTGTTTGGTCACTCAATTAttgataaatttttattttttatttttgtaatatTTGACTAATTAATCACATTTGACCTTCAATTACTTGAATGTGCATTTTTGATCTCTGTCTATGGATATTCACAAATTTTCAGAATTATTAACCGCTCCACTATTTAATTATTCATATTCTATGATAAACTTGTATTCTTATCCTGATGGCTAATCTATTACTAAAAATATTCCAAAAATGATATATTTCCTAGACAAATTGATTTGAAACACACATTTTAATTAATCAAGAGTTAATATGTTGAATCATATATCACAAGGAATTAAATCATAATTTACCAATAATGAAGAGACAAAAGTACTATTATATTCTTCCTTTTAATAATACAACAAGACAGAATTTGTTAAGATGATGAGAAGTGAAACTTTTGTAGAAAACAAGAAATTAAATTTTGTAGAACTTCAAAAGGCATAATTAGAGCCAATTCAGTTATATATTTTTACAAGATGAGGATTGTCTCACCTTTACAGAATGGTGTTTAATTTGATCAATGAACATCTCGTGCCGTGTGATGGGTGTAAAATTGAATCCATTGATTGAAAGTCTGAAACTAGTGCTTCCACAATTTCATTTTATGATGAGACTTCTTATAGCAtaacatgttttttaaggtaaaataaaaagtttaaagttcaatttttttctttctttcaaaacaaactaaaaataaaatgaaactgGGAGCATGACTACTATTCTTTTAATTTATATTTACTAGCTAAGTCAGCTGTGGGAGTTCAACCTTCAAAATAGATATTCTTTGAATCATGTCGAAAGATAAATTATTTCCATATATTTCCCCAATTATGGTTATCATCAACTAATCTCTTGAAGTGGTTAAAAAATTGTACAATGCCCATACCAGATATCAAGTATTCCTTTAATGATCCATTGAAACAGCAGTCAATTATGTACTTATCAAATTAAACTGTCTGAAAGTCTCTGTCCTTCATGATGCATATATAGACCATTTCTCCAGTATAACAGCCTTGATCAAGCTCAAGGTAATATTATGGCCTCCATAGATCATTTTTTTCAAGAATCCAATGTCATACATGACATTAGGAATGTTCATAGAAAATCAATAAATCGCATCGAACGATAAATTATCTTTATTATTAGTGACACTATAGCTTACCAAAATGTCAtgactcatctcacattttgtattattttcttgGGAAACACTATATCATTATTGTATGTTACCAAGATAAAAGAAAATTTTATAACCACTAGTGACATATTTTGTTTATGGAGACCttacccaaaaaaaatcaaaaaaaggagaaaaatcaACTATGTCGGTTTGATTTGATTCATAGATTTTACAAAAAAGATATAGTTGATTTAGTTTGGTGAAAAGAAAACCAAACCGATCTATGTACACTCCTAGCTATACGACATGTAAGAGTTCCTCCAAATATATAATCGTTATTTTCTAAACACTCTCAGTAATAATTTACTCTAAAGATATACAACCAGGGGTGGATCTGGCTTATTGTATGGGGTTACATTCGCGCGGGTTCAATTTTTGTATTAAAAAATTCTATAAATATATAGAAAATACAACTTGGGAGTCCATTAACAAAGTGTGTTGTTGGTCGAGTGGCAGATAAGGTTTGCTCCTCTCCTCTTGTTCAAGGGTTAAAATCCCCTTGGTCACCATTTAgatttcggttttttttttttatttctattttttactttttaatttgagATGGGTGGAAACCCATAAACTTAAAATTCCGAGCTAACACGTTTCAGTTCCAAACAAATTGGGTTAAGCTAGCTATAAGAATCCTCACTGATCATATTTTTAATATAAATTCATCTCAGGCCAACATTATTCTGACCTATTTTTCATCACATTGGGGCACCAATGTAACCATTGCCAAGGTGTGCACGTCCAAATGATATTTGTATTGTCAGAATTCATCATGAATTGACTAGTTTTATGCCGGCTACCAACCTACCGCAATTCTCCTCTTATATGTGGACTTGAAATTGATAATGTGAGCAAGCTCACGCTATAAATTACTTCGAAGATATGGTTAAGAAGTTTAAATGCGTTATGTTCCAGATGCCATACACTTCTTCAATAATATATTCTGTGGCATCGATGAGAAAAACTAAACATATCTAAATTAATTGATGATAAATGTTAGTGGAATATCTCCAAAGATTACACTAAGGAATGCGTTATGCATCGAAAAACCTTTTGAACTTTTTACCTAACTCTTCATGTAGAAGGGAACCACCAAGTACAACCACCTTCCCCAAAAGAGATAACACTACTAAAATATAGCTTT includes these proteins:
- the LOC132612237 gene encoding pectin acetylesterase 8-like — protein: MLSLCRTKALQTLLVNITILQSAIAKGAVCLDGSAPAFLFHSGTGSGVQNWLLHLEGGGWCSTVSECLSRTNQPIGSSKNMPLQGAFTGVLSNDPDMNPVFYDWNRVKVKYCDGSSFTGDIEEVDPATNLHYRGARIFKVIVEELLAKGMSSAQNVILSGTSAGGLAALLNCDKFKNFLQMDTRLKCISDAGFFLNVNTIAGKPEIKELYERVVVLHGSTKNLPASCTSTLKPSLCFFPQYVARHIQTPLFIINSAYDSWQVNNSLVPEDADPQGIWNNCKKYINECSPSQLNILHDFRLKFLNALTELGGTSSIGYFIISCHSHNIIERQSYWFYNNSPTLSNKTIAIAVGDWFSEESVFQNTDCPYPCGQKFCH